The sequence below is a genomic window from Salinispira pacifica.
CGCCATCCCTCCGTCTTCCCCAACACAACGAACTGTATATTGTCAGGCATTTCACCAGGCTGGCAGCCTCAAATTTCAGCATAGATTCAAACATGTATCCCCTGGGTTCCTGTACCATGAAATACAACCCCAGGGTGAACGATGCAGTTGCCTCTGCTGCAGGCTTTGCCTCAGTGCATCCTGCGGATGCCGAAAAAGCCCAGGGAAGCATGGAAGTGCTGTTTAATCTTCAACACCAGCTTGCCCAGCTAAGCGGATTTGATGCGGTTGCCCTCTCCCCTGCAGCTGGAGCTCAGGGTGAACTTACCGGGGTAATGATGATCAGAAAGTATCATGAGTCCCGGGGGGACTTCGGTCGAACCACGGTTCTGGTACCTGATACCGCCCACGGGACAAACCCTGCTACGGTGGCCATGTGCGGGATGAATGTACGAACCATTCCAAGCAATGAGGCCGGGCAGGTGGACCTTGCTGAGCTTGACGGTCTTCTGGATGAAAGCATTGCAGGAATGATGCTTACCAATCCCAATACGCTGGGAATTTTCGAGAAGGATGTTGTGGAAATCTGCTCCAGAGTTCATAAAGCCGGGGGACTGATGTACGGCGACGGAGCCAATTTTAACGCCATTGCAGGGATAGTCCGTCCTGCCGCCCTGGGATTTGATGTGATGCACTTCAACCTTCATAAAACCTTTGGAACCCCCCACGGCGGGGGAGGACCGGGAGCGGGACCGGTGGGCTGCACTTGGGAATTGCAGGAGTTTTTACCCGGACCTCTTATCCGGAAAGACAAAGACCGATATGCAGCCTATACACCCGGGAAAAGCATCGGAAAGCTGAAAACAGGATTTGGAAATTTCGGGATTCTTCTGAGGTCCTATGCATATATCACGGGACACGGCATCGACGGTATTACCACCAACAGCGAGATGGCCGTTCTGAAGGCAAACTATCTGCGGAATTTGCTGGCAAAATATCTTCCTGCGCACCACGGCACCCCAAGCATGCATGAATTTGTTGCTTCCAATCCGTTGAAGAACGGGGTGAGCACCATGGATATTGCGAAAATGCTTCTGGACAGAGGATTTCATGCCCCCACAGTCTACTTCCCCCTTACGGTGAAGGAGGCGTTGATGATTGAACCCACCGAAAGCGAAAGTTTCGAGGAGATTGAGGCCTTTGCTCAGGCCCTTATGGAAATTCTCGATACAGCGGAAAAGGATCCTGAAGCTGCCCACCGGGCACCGGAAACGACCCGGCTGGGCCGCCTGGATGAGGTAGCCGCGAACCGCAAACCAGTTCTTCACCACAAACTCTGAACCAAAGAGAAAAAGAGAAATAGTTGTATAAGCTTGATCTGAATAATTGATCCGGGCGGCAGGTTGAACTGCCGCCCGTCTTGTATGCCAGGTGCAAGATGTGAATTGGGCAAAAAAAAACGCAGACGGTGTACCAAGCCGTCTGCGCCATACCAGAAACCACGAAATTGACGAGGATCACAAAGAATCTTGTGTATCCATAGTCACTTTAGGAGACTTACAAACAAGAATATATAATACCTGAGTCTAAGCGTCAACTATTTTTAAAAAGTTTCTTAAAATCCCCGGGTATAATTTCATGTTGTACATGGAATGCTGCGGGTTTCACTTTTGCCTTCCGCGGTTTTCGCTCAAGCGTGGATGTTAATCCCGGTCGATACTGAATGCCGGCCGGGCATACCAGCCCGAATTAACAACTGGATATGGCAGCCGGAAACAATTGTCAGTCACCAGAGCCGGACATTACAATTGACAATCCCGGGGAAACTCCATAATTTACCTACCATACGAAAGACGCAGCTCAGCTGAAGAAACACGATAGATGACTCAGCCTCGGTGCTTTACGGAACTCCGCCGGAAGGCTGGCATGTAATACAATCTGAGAGAAGTCAATTATCATACAAGGAGCATACATGCCCGAACGACATATTCCCCTGAACAGGGATGAACTGGAAAACCTGAC
It includes:
- the gcvPB gene encoding aminomethyl-transferring glycine dehydrogenase subunit GcvPB, whose amino-acid sequence is MNNDQNTQPAADPGHIPLLWENIDTSRKNQYIKPVENERMPEAFKAMARKGAGGNTPSLRLPQHNELYIVRHFTRLAASNFSIDSNMYPLGSCTMKYNPRVNDAVASAAGFASVHPADAEKAQGSMEVLFNLQHQLAQLSGFDAVALSPAAGAQGELTGVMMIRKYHESRGDFGRTTVLVPDTAHGTNPATVAMCGMNVRTIPSNEAGQVDLAELDGLLDESIAGMMLTNPNTLGIFEKDVVEICSRVHKAGGLMYGDGANFNAIAGIVRPAALGFDVMHFNLHKTFGTPHGGGGPGAGPVGCTWELQEFLPGPLIRKDKDRYAAYTPGKSIGKLKTGFGNFGILLRSYAYITGHGIDGITTNSEMAVLKANYLRNLLAKYLPAHHGTPSMHEFVASNPLKNGVSTMDIAKMLLDRGFHAPTVYFPLTVKEALMIEPTESESFEEIEAFAQALMEILDTAEKDPEAAHRAPETTRLGRLDEVAANRKPVLHHKL